From Channa argus isolate prfri chromosome 21, Channa argus male v1.0, whole genome shotgun sequence, one genomic window encodes:
- the tspan12 gene encoding tetraspanin-12 isoform X1 — MAREDAVRCLRCLLYALNLLFWLMSACVLGVAAWIRDSLNTVLTLTAHTRLEEAAILTYSPAVHPVIIAVCCFLIIVAMVGYCGTLKCNLLLLSWYFCSLLVIFCVELASAVWTYDEPSVQRSDMISLKSRMQNYGLQRYQWLTYTWNSFQTEFKCCGVIYFTDWLEMTEMEWPPDSCCSNQYPGCARYAHHHDLSDLHQEGCGPKIYSFVRGTKQLQALRFLGVSIGVAQILAMALTLMLLWALYYERKTPHLEPTTPVIPPDDSSPLMTHGPSAEAAKLGGNRTNKGCTIVPAASSQLNGNQFEMERLS, encoded by the exons ATGGCTCGGGAGGACGCGGTGAGGTGTCTGCGCTGTCTGCTCTACGCGCTTAACCTGCTGTTCTGG CTGATGTCAGCATGTGTGCTGGGAGTGGCAGCGTGGATACGAGACTCTCTGAACACCGTCCTGACGCTGACAGCCCACACCAG gttGGAGGAAGCGGCCATCCTCACGTATTCTCCAGCTGTCCATCCCGTCATCATTGCCGTGTGCTGTTTTCTCATCATCGTGGCCATGGTGGGATACTGTGGGACGCTCAAATGTAACCTGCTGCTTCTATCCTGG TATTTCTGCAGCCTCTTGGTCATCTTCTGTGTGGAGCTGGCCAGCGCTGTTTGGACATATGATGAG cctTCGGTGCAGCGCTCTGATATGATCAGTCTCAAGTCTCGGATGCAGAACTATGGCCTGCAGCGTTACCAGTGGCTCACATACACCTGGAATAGCTTCCAGACagaa TTTAAATGCTGCGGTGTGATCTACTTCACTGACTGGCTGGAGATGACAGAGATGGAGTGGCCGCCGGACTCCTGCTGCTCTAACCAGTATCCAGGGTGCGCTCGCTACGCCCACCACCACGACCTCAGCGATCTGCACCAAGAG gGCTGTGGTCCAAAGATTTACAGTTTCGTCCGTGGAACGAAGCAGCTGCAGGCGTTGCGTTTCCTGGGTGTGTCCATCGGTGTGGCTCAAATCCTGGCCATGGCACTCACCCTCATGCTGCTCTGGGCATTGTATTATGAGCGAAAGACTCCCCATCTGGAGCCCACCACACCAGTAATACCTCCGGATGACTCCAGCCCCCTCATGACACACGGTCCCTCAGCTGAAGCTGCAAAATTAGGTGGCAACCGCACAAATAAAGGCTGCACTATTGTTCCCGCTGCTTCCTCTCAGCTGAATGGAAACCAGTTTGAGATGGAGCGACTGTCGTAG
- the tspan12 gene encoding tetraspanin-12 isoform X2: MAREDAVRCLRCLLYALNLLFWLMSACVLGVAAWIRDSLNTVLTLTAHTRLEEAAILTYSPAVHPVIIAVCCFLIIVAMVGYCGTLKCNLLLLSWYFCSLLVIFCVELASAVWTYDEFKCCGVIYFTDWLEMTEMEWPPDSCCSNQYPGCARYAHHHDLSDLHQEGCGPKIYSFVRGTKQLQALRFLGVSIGVAQILAMALTLMLLWALYYERKTPHLEPTTPVIPPDDSSPLMTHGPSAEAAKLGGNRTNKGCTIVPAASSQLNGNQFEMERLS, from the exons ATGGCTCGGGAGGACGCGGTGAGGTGTCTGCGCTGTCTGCTCTACGCGCTTAACCTGCTGTTCTGG CTGATGTCAGCATGTGTGCTGGGAGTGGCAGCGTGGATACGAGACTCTCTGAACACCGTCCTGACGCTGACAGCCCACACCAG gttGGAGGAAGCGGCCATCCTCACGTATTCTCCAGCTGTCCATCCCGTCATCATTGCCGTGTGCTGTTTTCTCATCATCGTGGCCATGGTGGGATACTGTGGGACGCTCAAATGTAACCTGCTGCTTCTATCCTGG TATTTCTGCAGCCTCTTGGTCATCTTCTGTGTGGAGCTGGCCAGCGCTGTTTGGACATATGATGAG TTTAAATGCTGCGGTGTGATCTACTTCACTGACTGGCTGGAGATGACAGAGATGGAGTGGCCGCCGGACTCCTGCTGCTCTAACCAGTATCCAGGGTGCGCTCGCTACGCCCACCACCACGACCTCAGCGATCTGCACCAAGAG gGCTGTGGTCCAAAGATTTACAGTTTCGTCCGTGGAACGAAGCAGCTGCAGGCGTTGCGTTTCCTGGGTGTGTCCATCGGTGTGGCTCAAATCCTGGCCATGGCACTCACCCTCATGCTGCTCTGGGCATTGTATTATGAGCGAAAGACTCCCCATCTGGAGCCCACCACACCAGTAATACCTCCGGATGACTCCAGCCCCCTCATGACACACGGTCCCTCAGCTGAAGCTGCAAAATTAGGTGGCAACCGCACAAATAAAGGCTGCACTATTGTTCCCGCTGCTTCCTCTCAGCTGAATGGAAACCAGTTTGAGATGGAGCGACTGTCGTAG